The genomic region GTGCCGCTTCAATTGCAGCATTCAGCGCAAGCAGATTGGTCTGTTCAGCGATATCGTCAATCACTTCAATGATGTCACCGATTTTACGGGAATCATCTTCAAGCTTGGTCATTTTGGTATTAACAGCTTGCATACCTTCCAATGATGTCTGTACAACAAGTCCACCTTCACGAGCAGTCTTCACGGTATCATTGGACAGTTCGGCAGCTTCTTCCGCACTTGCAGCAACGGAGTTAATAGCCAGTGAAAGCTCCTTGAACAATTCGGAGATGTTTCCTGCCTCGCTGGATTGGCTTGTGCTGGTACTTGCAATCTCCTGTGTGCTGGCTGAGATCTGTTCCGAAGAAGCGGCAACACTTTGGGAGTTCATCACGATATTGTTGATTAAGTCTTTCAGGTTGTCGACCATACGATTCAGTGCCGCGGCCAGTTGACCCACTTCATCTTTGCTGGAGATGTCTGACTTGAGGGTCAGATTTCCGCCGGCAACTTCCGTAGCCAGACCCAGCATGGCCATGAGTGGCTTAGAAATGGAGCGAGATATAATGTAACCGATGAGGATACTGAAGAGTACGGATGCAATCACCATGATTATAGTAACGATGAATGCTTTTGAGTACGCAGCTTCTGACTTCGAGTTAGCCTGTTCTGCAAGCGTTACATTGAGGTTCACTAGATCTGTCAACGCTTGTACAACCTCATCACCTGAAGGTTTCAAGGTCTCTTTCAAAAATAAAATAAAACCGGCATCATCATTTGTTTGCGCTAAGTTGATACCCTGATCATACAGTTTCATATAACTGGTGTATTGGGTATCTAATTTACGAAGCAATTCCGTTTCTTCCGGGGTAGTCGCAAGAGGGCGGTACGTAGCAAGTCGCTCCTCCAAGGATTGACGATTCGTAGCAATACTTTCGTTAACTCTGTTCTTTTCTGCAGTTTCAGTTTCGTAGTTCAAATCACGCACATTAACTCGCATTCTCTGATAAAAGACCTGAGCAGAAGAGAGCTCTCGAACCGAGATCAGATTGTTGTTGTACATCTCTTGCATCCGTTCGTTCGTACTTCTTAATGTAACCACTGAGTAGATTCCAAGGGCCGCAAGGATCATCGACACAATTAAAAATGCTGAGATAATCTTTGTTGCTGTTTTCAAATTTCCAAACCACTTCATGTAATCTCCTCCTAGGCATCGTAGTGTCCAGTTATGTATATAACGCTTGGTAAACCCTTCTCTAGGTCGCGCTCCAGACAACTTACGATTTATTTCGACAGAAATATATCAAAACTGAATAGGGAATTTTTAATTCTATAAATTTGCACTATTACGAATTTTTATTTTAGATATTAAGTTTCTACTATTTAATTAAGTAACTAACTAATTGCCTGTTTATTAAAATCAATAATTTCATATATACGAAATTCATATATTTTTCAAACATATTACATATGATTTATTAGACATAACGCTAGCAAAATGTACGACTTCATTTTCATGATTTGGTAAGATACAATCTTGTAGTTCTTCAGACTAACGAAGATTATAATTCGTTAAAAATTGATGCCTTATTTTCACATATTCACAGTTCAACCCATGACTTAAGTCTAATAATTTGCAACTTTAACTAATGCCTTTGACATACAAAAAAATCAAACCCACCTAAGGTGAATTTGATTAAATACGTATCAATTCTATGGATTAGCATGAATAAAGCTACGTGCCGTACAACTGCTCCAGTTCGATTAAGCGATCCTTAATCCGCTGCGGAATAATGTCAAACAACTGGTCCCAGGTCATGAACATCTCCGGTTTCAACAGATACTCTTCGAACTCCATGGAAGGCACGAACGCCTTGGTCTGCAGATAAGTCATTACTTGTGCATCAATCTGCTCATTCGTTTCAAAATACCCACGGAATAAATCATTCACGAGTAACCCATCACATCCGGC from Paenibacillus sp. FSL R5-0341 harbors:
- a CDS encoding methyl-accepting chemotaxis protein; translated protein: MKWFGNLKTATKIISAFLIVSMILAALGIYSVVTLRSTNERMQEMYNNNLISVRELSSAQVFYQRMRVNVRDLNYETETAEKNRVNESIATNRQSLEERLATYRPLATTPEETELLRKLDTQYTSYMKLYDQGINLAQTNDDAGFILFLKETLKPSGDEVVQALTDLVNLNVTLAEQANSKSEAAYSKAFIVTIIMVIASVLFSILIGYIISRSISKPLMAMLGLATEVAGGNLTLKSDISSKDEVGQLAAALNRMVDNLKDLINNIVMNSQSVAASSEQISASTQEIASTSTSQSSEAGNISELFKELSLAINSVAASAEEAAELSNDTVKTAREGGLVVQTSLEGMQAVNTKMTKLEDDSRKIGDIIEVIDDIAEQTNLLALNAAIEAARAGEQGRGFAVVADEVRKLAERSGEATKEITAIIKAMQENTRQSVQAVAASVEQSSMTGQAFDQIIDMVNNSSQKVNEIAAACEEEAAQAAEVMSSVESISASSEESAAASEETAATCQSLAHLAEELANSAAAFKTN